ATCTACACCCGTTCCGGCGGCTTCATGGGCGTGTCGTTCGCGATTCCTATCGACGTAGCCATGGACGTATCCAATCAGCTGAAAAGCGGCGGCAAAGTCAGCCGTGGCTGGTTGGGCGTTGTCATTCAGGAAGTGAACAAGGATCTGGCCGAGTCGTTCGGTCTTGAAAAACCGGCCGGTGCGCTGGTGGCTCAGATCCAGGACGATGGCCCGGCAGCCAAGGGTGGTCTGCAAGTGGGCGACGTGATCCTGAGCATGAACGATCAACCGATCGTCATGTCAGCAGATCTGCCGCACCTGGTGGGCGCACTGAAAGCTGGCTCGAAAGCCAACCTGGAAGTGATCCGTGAAGGCAAGCGCAAGAATGTCGAGCTGACGGTCGGCGCTATCCCGGAAGAAGGCAAAGAGCTGGACGCATTGCCGAAATCCAGTATTGAGCGCAGCAGCAATCGCCTGGGTGTTTCCGTGGCCGAGCTGACCGACGAGCAGAAGAAAACCTACGACCTCAAAGGTGGTGTGGTGATCAAGGAAGTCCAGGACGGTCCTGCTTCCATGATTGGCTTGCAGCCGGGCGACGTTATCACTCACCTGAACAATCAGGCGATTGGTTCCACCAAGGAGTTCACTGATATCGCCAAGGCGCTGCCGAAGAACCGCTCGGTGTCGATGCGGGTTCTGCGTCAAAATCGCGCCAGCTTCATCACCTTCAAACTGGCTGAATAAACCGGTTGTCGGCTGAATAAAAAACCGCCTCGAAAGAGGCGGTTTTTTTGTGCCTGCTGAAAGCGTCAGCCCATCATGTCCTTGATCATCCGCTCCTGCTCCATCAGCTCCCGTTGGCGAGCGTCGATCCGCGAAGACAGTGGGAAGTTGGTTCCGGCCTTGCGCTTGGCGAAGTCCAGTTGCTGGATGGCCTGGCGGTAGTCGCCGACCAGTGCAAAGTACTCGGCGCGAGCCTGATGCAGGCCAATGATGTTGCCTGACAGGCCGCGGGTTTCAGCCACCATGTACCAGACGTCCGGATCATCCGGGCGGCTCTTGAGCAGGGTTTCCAGTGCCTTTTCCGCTTCGGGCGCACGGTTCTGCTTGAGCAATAAATCGACGCGCACCTGATTCAGCGGATAGTTGCCCGGATACTGAGTCAGCATCCGGTCGACCCGGGTCTGAGCATCCGGCAGGCGATTGTTGGTGATGTCCAGATCGATCTGCGCCAGGTTGTAGATGATCTCGTTCGGCGACTTGGCCAGCAGCAACTTGAGGTTTTCACGTGCCTCATTCAGTTGGCCACCCTTGATCTGGGCGATGGCCAGGCCATAGCGTGCGACATCGTTTTTCGGGTTCTCATCCAGCTGGGCGCGAAAGCGTTTGGCGCCCAGGCCTGGGGTTTCCTCGTAGATCAGTTGGACCCGCGCGCGAATCAGTTGATAACGCATGGAATCTTCAATACCGCCCGGTTTGGCTTGTTCGGCGCGGTTACGGGTGTCGGCGATCCGCGATTCAGTCACCGGGTGAGTCAACAGGAATTCCGGCGGCTTGGCGTCGAAACGGTATTGGCGCGCCAGCCGCTCGAACATGGTTGGCATCGAGCGTGGATCGTAACCGGCTTTTTCAAGGTTAAGGATGCCGATGCGGTCGGCCTCTTGTTCGTTCTGGCGTGAAAAGCGTCGCTGTTCCTGAATCGCCGCCGCCTGTGTGCCCGCAATGGCCGCGATCCCGGCATCGCCCGCACCGGCAGCGGCAATCACGATGCCGGCCAGTAGCGCAGCCATCATCGGCACCTGCATGCGCTGTTGCGCTTCGACGCCACGTGCAAAGTGGCGCTGCGACAAGTGAGCCAGTTCGTGAGCGAGTACCGAGGCGTATTCACCCTCGGTCTGGGCATTAAGGAACAAACCGCCGTTGACCCCGACAATCCCGCCCGGCGCCGCAAAGGCGTTGAGTTGCGGGCTGTTGATCAGGATGAATTCCAGGCGGCGGTCGTTGACCTGGCTTGTCTCCACCAGACGGTAGACGCTGGATTCGACGTAATCCTTGAGCTGCGGATCGTTGAGCTGGGAAACCTGACTGCGCAGCAGCGCCAGCCAGGCACGGCCCAACTGGTATTCCTGTTGTGGCGAGACAATGGCAGAACTGGCGTCCCCGAGTGACGGCAGGTCGTCGGCGAAGCCTGGTGAGGCAAGCAGGCAAGCGAGCGTCAGCAGGGTAGGGCGCAAAAAAGTCATGCACAAAGCCTTAGTCGACAAAGACCTTACTGTAGCCGGACAGTACGCTTCGGACCAGATATTCTAAGCCCCTCGACCACATGACCCGGAGTGATGCAATGACCGACGCTGTAGACCATGACGCCGAACTGGACGCCAGCGGCCTGAATTGTCCGTTGCCGTTGCTCAAGGCCAAGCTGGAACTCAATCGCATGACCAGCGGCGCGGTGCTCAAGGTGATCGCCACCGATGCGGGCTCGCAGCGTGACTTTCGCACCTTTGCCCGTTTGGCCGGTCATACGCTGCTTCGTGAAGAAGATGAAGCGGGCGTTTACCGCTATTGGTTGAAGAAAGCCTGAAACCTGGCGCATTCGTTTCTAAGGGATTTTTGATGTTCAAGGTGTTACGCGACTGGATTCAGCGCTATTTTTCCGACGAAGAAGCCGTGGTGCTCGCGGTTTTGCTGTTTCTGGCGTTTACCGCCGTCCTGACGCTGGGCGGCATGCTCGCGCCAGTGCTCGCCGGTATGGTGTTGGCGTATCTGATGCAGGGACTGGTGGTGACCCTTGAGCGCTTGCGCATGCCGGGCGGGGTGGCCGTGGGGCTGGTGTTTGCGTTGTTCATGGGTGTTTTGCTGGTGTTCATCGTGATCGTTGTGCCGTTGCTCTGGCATCAGCTGATCACGCTGTTCAATGAACTGCCGGGCATGCTCGCCAAGTGGCAATCGTTGTTATTGCTGCTGCCCGAACGCTACCCGCACCTGGTGTCTGATGAACAGGTGCTGCAAGCCATCGAAGTTGCACGGGGTGAGATCGGCAAGTTCGGCCAGTGGGCGCTGACGTTTTCGCTGTCGAGTCTACCGCTGCTGGTGAACATCATGATCTACCTGGTATTGGTGCCGATCCTGGTGTTCTTCTTCCTCAAGGACCGGGAAATGATTGGCCAGTGGGTACGCGGTTACCTGCCTCGCGAGCGCGCGTTGATTACTCGCGTCGCTCATGAAATGAACCGGCAGATCGCCAACTACATTCGCGGCAAGGTCATCGAAATCTTTATCTGCGGTGGTGCGACCTACATCGGGTTTGTCGTGCTGGGGCTCAACTACGCGGCGCTGCTGGCGCTGTTGGTGGGTGTGTCGGTCGTGGTGCCCTACGTCGGCGCGGTAGTCGTGACGGTGCCGGTACTGTTGATTGCGTTGTTCCAGTGGGGCTGGAGCGACCAGTTCATCTATCTGATGGCGGTTTACGGAATCATCCAGGTGCTGGACGGCAACGTGCTGGTGCCGCTGCTGTTTTCGGAAGCGGTCAACCTGCATCCGGTGGCGATCATTTGCGCGGTACTGTTGTTTGGCGGGTTGTGGGGCTTTTGGGGAGTGTTCTTCGCGATTCCGCTGGCGACGTTGTTCAAGGCGGTGCTGGATGCCTGGCCGCGCAAGGAACCGGTAGTGGCGCCGCTGCTTTAACGGATCACCCTGATTTTTTCAGTGAGGGTAAGGGGCTCTTCGTCGGAACGCGGCCCGGAGCAAGCCCGCACACACATTCAACCGAGTTCTTCCTGTAAGAATGCGATCGAATGTGGGAGCGGGTTTGCTCGCGAAAGCGCCAGAACAGGCGCCAGATAATTAGGCCTTGTTCAGCGCCTGAGCCGCCGCCAGAACAGCGTCCACATGCCCCGGCACCTTCACGCCCCGCCATTCCTGACGCAGCACACCATTCTTGTCGATCAGGAACGTGCTGCGATCAACACCCATGTATTCCTTGCCATAAAGCTTCTTCAGCTTGATCACATCAAACAGCTGGCACAGCGCTTCTTCCTTGTCGCTGATCAGCTCGAAGGTGAACGCTTGCTTGGCCTTGAAGTTCTCGTGAGATTTCAGGCTGTCACGCGACACGCCGAAGACTTCGGTGTTGGCCGCTTTAAAGGCGTCAAGCTGATCACGAAAGCCCTGGCCTTGGGTCGTGCAACCCGGCGTGCTGTCCTTCGGATAGAAGTAGATGACCACTTGCTTGCCTTTGAGGCTCGCGAGACTGACGGTCTGCCCGCTGGTGGCGGGGGCTTCGAAGTCGGCAACCGGTTGGTCGATGGCAACGGCCATGAAAGCTTCCTTACATTGGGTTTTGTGGGCGCCACGGTTCGATCAGGGCATCCAGGTTCAGCGCGTCGGCGAAATCCAGGAACTGATCGCGCAGCCAGCTGATCTGCACACCGGCCGGCAAGGTCACGGTAAACGTGGCATTGAGCATGGTGCCGCCGGTTTGCGGCGCCTGATACGTGTCACAGGTCAGGTTTTCCAGCTCGACGTTGTGGTCCATGAAGAACTGGCACAGCTCGTTGATGATGTCCGAGCGGTACGCCGAGCTGACGTAGGCGACGTACGGCAGGGCCTGTGGACGATTCTCCAGCGCCGCGCTGCGCACCACGTTGACCGTGAAGGCGTGTTTCTTGGCGAGGGTCGGCAAGCTGCCTTCGAGACGCGCCAGGGCGTCCCAGCTGCCGGAGATCTCGAGGATCAACGCACTGCACTCGCCATGGCGGGTCAGGCGAGAGGTGACCACGGCGCAGCGGTTTTCATGGCTGGCGCGGCACAGGACGTTAGTCAGCTCCATGGGGTTGGCGCCGAGGGCACTGATGACAAGGAATTGTTCGCGAACTGTGGGGGTGGACATGCAGCATTCCTAAAGCGATGAGCGGTCGATACTTCTACGGGCTTTTTTTACCGGGGGCGAGCCTGCGGATGCGAATTCAGAAAACCCGGGCCGAAGGTTGCAACGTGCTCTATCAAGGCAAGAGCGAAGGGTGGCAACGCTGGATCGGGGCTTGTGATGCCGAAAATGGAGGCTGAAACCCGGCGTACGAGCATGTCAGTACCGATCAAAGTCTGAAGGGTAGCGAAAAGCAGCGCCAAGGGGAATGGCAGCAGCGCAGTACTTCGCTTGTACAAGCATCTTGGCGCCAGTACCATTACGGCTCTCTTTTTCCGGCAGGAGCGGTTTCATGATTGCGGGCAGTATGGTGGCACTGGTCACACCCATGGATGCACAAGGGCGTCTTGACTGGGACAGCCTCAGCAAACTCGTGGACTTCCACCTTGAAAACGGCACCCATGCCATTGTCGCGGTCGGTACTACCGGCGAGTCGGCGACCCTCGACGTCAACGAGCACATCGCTGTCATCCGTGCCGTGGTCAAACAGGTCAACGGCCGTATTCCGGTCATCGCCGGTACGGGTGCCAATTCGACCCGCGAAGCCGTCGAACTGACCCGTAATGCCAAAGAGGCCGGTGCCGACGCCTGCCTGCTGGTCGTTCCGTACTACAACAAACCGACTCAGGAAGGTTTGTACCAGCACTTCAAGCACATTGCCGAAGCGGTCGACATCCCACAGATTCTCTATAACGTTCCTGGCCGCACCTCCTGCGACATGCAGGCCGAGACCGTGATTCGCCTGTCCACCGTGCCGAACATCATCGGTATCAAGGAAGCTACCGGCGACATGAAGCGCGCCAAGGCAATCCTCGATGGCGTGAGCAAGGACTTCATCGTGCTGTCCGGCGATGATCCGACCGCCGTCGAACTGATCCTGCTGGGCGGCAAGGGCAACATTTCCGTCACCGCCAACGTTGCTCCACGCGAAATGGCCGATCTGTGCGAGGCCGCGCTCAAGGGCGATGCCGAGACCGCTCGGGCAATCAACGAAAAACTGATGCCGCTGCACAAGGACCTGTTCATCGAAGCCAACCCGATTCCGGTGAAGTGGGCTTTGGTTGAAATGGGCCTGATGCACGAAGGCATTCGCCTGCCGCTGACCTGGCTGAGCGCACCTTGTCATGAAACGCTCCGCACGGCTCTGCGCCAGTGCAGCGTCCTGGTTTAATTGAGGAAGTACAACGCATGAAGCGAATGGCCGGACTTTCCGCACTTGCCTTGATTATCTCCAGCACCAGTGGCTGTGGATGGGTCTGGGGCCCGGAAGGTTATTTCCGTGACCGTGGTAGCGATTACCTGGAAGCGCAACAGACTGCACCGATGCAATTGCCACCGGACGTCAGCACCTCCAAACACCTGGATCCGCTGCTGCCGATCCCGCGCAACGTGGCCGATGACACCATCAAGGGTGAATACATCGTGCCGCGTCCGCAGCCGCTGTCCGCCGCTGCCGACGCCAGTGCCTACTCGCTGCAGAAAACCGGTGACTCGCGCTGGATCGTCGCTCAGAACCCGCCGGCCGAAGTCTGGCCAGTGGCTGTGCAGTTCTTCCAGGACAACGGTTTCCGTCTGGATGAACAGCGTCCGCAAACCGGCGAATTCACCACCACCTGGCAGCATTCCGACGAACTGTCCGCAGCGATGGCCAAGCGCCTGAGCGCAGCCGGTGTCGGCGCTGACAGCGAAACCCGTGTGCGGGTGCGTATCGAGCCGGGCGTGCAGCGCAACACCAGTGAAGTCTACGTGGTAAGCGCCGAGCGTCCTGCCGGCAGCACCGCCGACGTAGCCTTCACCAACCGTTCGGTCAACACCGGCCTGGACGCGGCACTGGTCGACGACATGCTCGCGAGCATGAGCCGCATCTCGGAGAAGGGCGGTTCGGTCTCCATGCTGGCTTCGCGTGATTTCGATACGCCAAGTCGCGTCAGCCTGAGCGAAGACGGCAGCGGCAACCCGGTTCTGAACGTCGGTAACGACCTGGACCGTGCCTGGTCGAGCGTCGGTCGTGCGCTGGAACAGGGCGAATGGCGCGTTGAAGACATCAACCGCAGCCTGGGCCTGTACTACATCAACCTGTCTGAAAAAGCCGAGAAGAAAGACGAAAAGCCTGGTTTCTTCAGCGGCCTGTTCGGCAGTGCGCCGAGCAAGGAAGAAGTAGAAGCCCGTGCCGAGCGTTATCAGGTTCGCCTGAGCAAGGTAGGCGATACCGTTCAGGTCACCGTCGAGAAAAACATCAACACCGTGGCGCCGGCTGACGTGGCGCGCAAAGTGTTGAGCGTGATTCAGGACAACCTGGGCTGATCACATGCGTTTTGCCGTTCTCGGCAGCGGTAGCCAAGGGAACGGCACGCTGATAGCCAGCGCTGATACGTACGTGCTGGTGGATTGTGGTTTTTCCCTGCGGGAAACCGAAAAACGCCTGTTGCGCCTGGGGGTGAACCCGGCGCAACTGAGCGCGATACTCGTGACCCACGAACATGCCGACCACGTGCATGGCGTGGGTTTGCTGTCTCGGCGCTACAATCTGCCTGTCTACCTCAGTCGCGGCACCCTGCGCGGGATGCGCAAACCGATTGAACCGGCCGGCCTTCTGGCGGGCGGCGAGCAATTGCAGATCGGCGCACTGAGCATCGGCGTCATTGCCGTGGCCCACGATGCACAGGAACCGACGCAATATGTGTTCAGTGACGGTGAGCGGCGCTTCGGCCTGTTGACCGACCTGGGTTCATACTGCAACAAAGTGCTGGACGGCTATCGGGATCTCGATGCGTTGATGATCGAGGCCAACCATTGCCGAGACATGCTGGCTCGCGGTCACTATCCGTACTTTCTCAAGCAGCGGGTGGGCGGTGAACTGGGACATTTGAACAACCACCAGGCGGCATTCCTGGTGTCCGAGTTGGGCTGGCAAGGCCTGCAACACCTGGTCCTGGCCCATCTGAGCAGCAAGAACAACCTGCCGCAGCTGGCCCGGCAATGTTTTGTCGACACCCTCGGGTGCGACCCGGACTGGCTGCAATTGGCCGATCAAGATTCAGGGCTCGACTGGC
This DNA window, taken from Pseudomonas fluorescens NCIMB 11764, encodes the following:
- a CDS encoding DegQ family serine endoprotease codes for the protein MSIPRLKSYLSIFATVLVLGQAVAAQAVELPDFTQLVEQASPAVVNISTTQKLPDRKVSEQMPDLEGLPPMLREFFERGMPPQSRSPRGDRQREAQSLGSGFIISSDGYILTNNHVIADADEILVRLADRSELKAKLVGTDPRSDVALLKIEGKDLPVLKLGKSQDLKAGQWVVAIGSPFGFDHTVTQGIVSAVGRSLPNENYVPFIQTDVPINPGNSGGPLFNLAGEVVGINSQIYTRSGGFMGVSFAIPIDVAMDVSNQLKSGGKVSRGWLGVVIQEVNKDLAESFGLEKPAGALVAQIQDDGPAAKGGLQVGDVILSMNDQPIVMSADLPHLVGALKAGSKANLEVIREGKRKNVELTVGAIPEEGKELDALPKSSIERSSNRLGVSVAELTDEQKKTYDLKGGVVIKEVQDGPASMIGLQPGDVITHLNNQAIGSTKEFTDIAKALPKNRSVSMRVLRQNRASFITFKLAE
- a CDS encoding M48 family metalloprotease, giving the protein MTFLRPTLLTLACLLASPGFADDLPSLGDASSAIVSPQQEYQLGRAWLALLRSQVSQLNDPQLKDYVESSVYRLVETSQVNDRRLEFILINSPQLNAFAAPGGIVGVNGGLFLNAQTEGEYASVLAHELAHLSQRHFARGVEAQQRMQVPMMAALLAGIVIAAAGAGDAGIAAIAGTQAAAIQEQRRFSRQNEQEADRIGILNLEKAGYDPRSMPTMFERLARQYRFDAKPPEFLLTHPVTESRIADTRNRAEQAKPGGIEDSMRYQLIRARVQLIYEETPGLGAKRFRAQLDENPKNDVARYGLAIAQIKGGQLNEARENLKLLLAKSPNEIIYNLAQIDLDITNNRLPDAQTRVDRMLTQYPGNYPLNQVRVDLLLKQNRAPEAEKALETLLKSRPDDPDVWYMVAETRGLSGNIIGLHQARAEYFALVGDYRQAIQQLDFAKRKAGTNFPLSSRIDARQRELMEQERMIKDMMG
- a CDS encoding sulfurtransferase TusA family protein → MTDAVDHDAELDASGLNCPLPLLKAKLELNRMTSGAVLKVIATDAGSQRDFRTFARLAGHTLLREEDEAGVYRYWLKKA
- a CDS encoding AI-2E family transporter; translation: MFKVLRDWIQRYFSDEEAVVLAVLLFLAFTAVLTLGGMLAPVLAGMVLAYLMQGLVVTLERLRMPGGVAVGLVFALFMGVLLVFIVIVVPLLWHQLITLFNELPGMLAKWQSLLLLLPERYPHLVSDEQVLQAIEVARGEIGKFGQWALTFSLSSLPLLVNIMIYLVLVPILVFFFLKDREMIGQWVRGYLPRERALITRVAHEMNRQIANYIRGKVIEIFICGGATYIGFVVLGLNYAALLALLVGVSVVVPYVGAVVVTVPVLLIALFQWGWSDQFIYLMAVYGIIQVLDGNVLVPLLFSEAVNLHPVAIICAVLLFGGLWGFWGVFFAIPLATLFKAVLDAWPRKEPVVAPLL
- a CDS encoding peroxiredoxin, whose amino-acid sequence is MAVAIDQPVADFEAPATSGQTVSLASLKGKQVVIYFYPKDSTPGCTTQGQGFRDQLDAFKAANTEVFGVSRDSLKSHENFKAKQAFTFELISDKEEALCQLFDVIKLKKLYGKEYMGVDRSTFLIDKNGVLRQEWRGVKVPGHVDAVLAAAQALNKA
- a CDS encoding glycine cleavage system protein R, translated to MSTPTVREQFLVISALGANPMELTNVLCRASHENRCAVVTSRLTRHGECSALILEISGSWDALARLEGSLPTLAKKHAFTVNVVRSAALENRPQALPYVAYVSSAYRSDIINELCQFFMDHNVELENLTCDTYQAPQTGGTMLNATFTVTLPAGVQISWLRDQFLDFADALNLDALIEPWRPQNPM
- the dapA gene encoding 4-hydroxy-tetrahydrodipicolinate synthase; the encoded protein is MIAGSMVALVTPMDAQGRLDWDSLSKLVDFHLENGTHAIVAVGTTGESATLDVNEHIAVIRAVVKQVNGRIPVIAGTGANSTREAVELTRNAKEAGADACLLVVPYYNKPTQEGLYQHFKHIAEAVDIPQILYNVPGRTSCDMQAETVIRLSTVPNIIGIKEATGDMKRAKAILDGVSKDFIVLSGDDPTAVELILLGGKGNISVTANVAPREMADLCEAALKGDAETARAINEKLMPLHKDLFIEANPIPVKWALVEMGLMHEGIRLPLTWLSAPCHETLRTALRQCSVLV
- the bamC gene encoding outer membrane protein assembly factor BamC gives rise to the protein MKRMAGLSALALIISSTSGCGWVWGPEGYFRDRGSDYLEAQQTAPMQLPPDVSTSKHLDPLLPIPRNVADDTIKGEYIVPRPQPLSAAADASAYSLQKTGDSRWIVAQNPPAEVWPVAVQFFQDNGFRLDEQRPQTGEFTTTWQHSDELSAAMAKRLSAAGVGADSETRVRVRIEPGVQRNTSEVYVVSAERPAGSTADVAFTNRSVNTGLDAALVDDMLASMSRISEKGGSVSMLASRDFDTPSRVSLSEDGSGNPVLNVGNDLDRAWSSVGRALEQGEWRVEDINRSLGLYYINLSEKAEKKDEKPGFFSGLFGSAPSKEEVEARAERYQVRLSKVGDTVQVTVEKNINTVAPADVARKVLSVIQDNLG
- a CDS encoding MBL fold metallo-hydrolase translates to MRFAVLGSGSQGNGTLIASADTYVLVDCGFSLRETEKRLLRLGVNPAQLSAILVTHEHADHVHGVGLLSRRYNLPVYLSRGTLRGMRKPIEPAGLLAGGEQLQIGALSIGVIAVAHDAQEPTQYVFSDGERRFGLLTDLGSYCNKVLDGYRDLDALMIEANHCRDMLARGHYPYFLKQRVGGELGHLNNHQAAFLVSELGWQGLQHLVLAHLSSKNNLPQLARQCFVDTLGCDPDWLQLADQDSGLDWRHIA